Proteins encoded by one window of Manihot esculenta cultivar AM560-2 chromosome 10, M.esculenta_v8, whole genome shotgun sequence:
- the LOC110624916 gene encoding putative disease resistance protein RGA3 has protein sequence MADAVLSGITVEIIKKLGSLVHQKTKLYLGVKEELEKLRRTVSTIQAVLLDAEEQYWQSHQVKDWVDSLKEAFYDADDLLDEFSTDVLLKQMMIGDRMVKEVGFFFSSSNPFAYGLKMAYKIEKIRNKLDEIAANRRFHLNERNEIPTPRVEEREQTHSSLPQGVVGREDDNEKIIDFLLDSSYEENVSIISIVGIGGQGKTTLAQLAFNDEKVKSNFELKMWVHVSEKFDVKEIVEKILESPYVGKHGNLNTLKDILHEKINRKKYLLVLDDLWNQDSEKWFKLKDLLAGGASGSKIIVTARYQMVSEIIRSEETHYLEGLPVDESWSLLKKMAFKPGQVPSLQHEKVGREIVEMCGRVPLAISVIGRVLYFTNTIDEWQLLKAKGFSNLNEGENKIMQTLKLSYTHLPSHLKRCFAYYSLLPKGFQIDVTYLVSLWMAQGFIKSSDLTRSLRDKGLEYLKDLVWRSFFQIVEKDDLGNVIFVEMHDLMYDLAKLVAKEENVSLNSDANRFEGVRHLLIDSDVESWRKVTERLPSATKLRSFISWSTKQDEEECHEIFSQLSCVRVLILWGMRFERLPPSIVKLIHIRFLDLSYSEGIEILPDSIIKLQNLHILILIDCKRLKQLPKHIKKLVNLQRLNLGGCVALTHMPLGIGQLTSLERLSMFMVAKDNSIHKRSGGLSELRYLNNLREDLEILNLLYVKNPASEFEAANLKEKQHLPSLKLAWKLGEPYEDDDSDAENDREISLEELHPHFNLKGLRVYGSGRLVFPSWISSLTNLVELVLDNCIRCQHFPPLDQFPSLKTLCIRDFTDLEYIESEINCDSALFFPSLEKLWLFNCPNLKGWRSHTSTSQSLQFHCLLYLEVKSCPNLTTMPLIPSVQELALTNASKKSLEDILKMNISVSPSTSSCSSVSPSELQLLHIEGIEDLELLPEELLTNLTSVQRLDIRYCPRLTKVSSALRHLASLETLVFVACEELDLLYLEDHSDMPWQCLGRLQRLAFSNLTKLASVPKGLQHLPTLSRLTITSCPNLTSLPDWIKSITGLQYFCILECPQISERCKNNMGADWPKIAHIPNIIIDKIWIQEDGCYKL, from the coding sequence ATGGCAGATGCAGTTCTCTCCGGCATTACTGTTGAAATCATTAAGAAACTGGGTTCACTAGTTCATCAAAAGACCAAGCTGTACCTGGGTGTCAAAGAGGAGCTTGAGAAACTTCGGAGGACAGTTTCAACTATCCAAGCTGTGCTTCTTGATGCAGAGGAACAGTATTGGCAGAGTCATCAAGTGAAAGATTGGGTTGATTCACTCAAAGAAGCATTTTATGATGCTGATGACTTGTTAGATGAGTTCTCCACAGATGTTTTATTGAAGCAGATGATGATCGGTGATAGAATGGTGAAGGAGGTAGGATTCTTCTTTTCAAGCTCAAACCCATTTGCTTATGGCCTTAAAATGGCTTATAAGATtgaaaaaattagaaataaattagaTGAGATTGCTGCAAATAGGAGGTTTCACTTAAATGAGCGCAATGAGATCCCAACTCCTAGGGTTGAGGAAAGAGAGCAAACTCACTCATCTTTGCCTCAAGGAGTTGTTGGTAGAGAAGACGATAATgagaaaattattgattttcttCTGGATTCTAGTTATGAGGAGAATGTGTCAATCATTTCCATTGTTGGTATAGGAGGTCAAGGAAAGACAACACTTGCTCAACTTGCATTTAACGATGAAAAGGTGAAATCAAACTTTGAGCTCAAAATGTGGGTGCATGTTTCTGAAAAATTTGATGTAAAAGAAATTGTTGAAAAGATCTTGGAATCTCCTTATGTTGGGAAACATGGAAATCTAAATACATTGAAAGATATTCTTCATgagaaaattaatagaaaaaagtATTTACTTGTTTTGGATGATTTATGGAATCAGGATTCCGAGAAATGGTTTAAGTTGAAGGATTTGTTAGCTGGAGGTGCAAGTGGAAGCAAAATAATAGTGACTGCACGCTATCAAATGGTTTCCGAGATTATAAGATCAGAAGAAACACATTACTTAGAAGGCCTACCTGTTGATGAGTCGTGGTCCTTACTTAAGAAAATGGCCTTTAAACCAGGGCAAGTGCCTAGCTTACAACATGAGAAAGTTGGAAGAGAAATTGTTGAAATGTGTGGGAGAGTCCCTTTAGCCATAAGTGTAATAGGACGTGTGTTGTATTTTACAAATACAATAGATGAGTGGCAACTGTTGAAAGCAAAAGggttttcaaatttgaatgaaGGGGAGAATAAGATTATGCAAACTCTCAAGTTGAGTTATACCCATTTACCTTCTCATTTGAAGCGTTGTTTTGCTTATTATAGTTTACTTCCGAAAGGTTTTCAAATTGATGTAACCTATTTGGTGAGTCTTTGGATGGCACAAGGATTTATTAAATCTTCGGATTTAACACGAAGTCTTAGAGATAAAGGTTTAGAATATTTGAAAGATCTTGTATGGAGGTCATTCTTTCAAATCGTAGAAAAAGATGATTTGGGCAATGTAATATTTGTGGAAATGCATGATTTGATGTATGATCTTGCCAAGCTAGTAGCCAAAGAGGAAAACGTTTCATTAAATTCAGATGCAAATCGTTTTGAAGGAGTTCGACATTTGTTGATTGATTCTGATGTTGAGTCATGGCGTAAAGTTACAGAGCGTTTACCTAGTGCAACAAAGTTAAGATCGTTTATATCATGGTCAACAAAGCAAGATGAAGaagaatgccatgaaatattttCCCAGTTAAGTTGTGTAAGGGTATTGATTTTGTGGGGTATGAGATTTGAGAGACTGCCACCTTCTATTGTCAAATTGATTCACATAAGGTTCCTTGATCTTTCTTATAGTGAGGGCATTGAGATCCTTCCGGATTCCATAATTAAACTTCAAAACCTGCACATTCTGATCCTAATAGACTGCAAAAGGCTTAAGCAGTTGCCTAAGCATATCAAAAAGTTAGTCAATCTCCAGCGGCTTAACCTTGGTGGATGTGTTGCTTTGACTCATATGCCACTAGGGATTGGTCAATTGACTTCCCTTGAGCGTTTATCAATGTTCATGGTGGCAAAAGATAACAGTATTCACAAACGTAGTGGTGGACTCAGTGAATTGCGTTACTTGAATAATTTGAGAGAAGATCTAGAGATTTTGAAtcttctgtatgtgaaaaatccAGCATCTGAATTTGAGGCTGCCAATTTGAAAGAGAAGCAACACCTTCCATCCTTGAAATTAGCATGGAAACTGGGTGAGCCCTATGAAGATGATGACAGTGATGCTGAAAACGACCGAGAAATATCATTAGAAGAGCTGCACCCGCACTTTAATCTGAAAGGGTTGAGGGTGTATGGTAGTGGAAGACTAGTATTTCCTAGTTGGATTTCTTCCCTCACTAATTTGGTGGAGCTTGTACTTGATAACTGCATAAGATGCCAACATTTTCCACCCTTGGATCAATTCCCTTCACTTAAAACTCTGTGCATTCGTGATTTCACTGATCTGGAGTATATAGAGAGTGAGATTAATTGTGATAGTGCATTATTCTTCCCATCTCTGGAGAAACTCTGGCTCTTCAATTGCCCAAATCTGAAGGGATGGAGAAGTCATACATCCACATCTCAGTCGCTACAATTTCACTGTCTTCTTTATTTGGAAGTCAAATCTTGCCCTAACCTCACTACAATGCCTCTCATTCCATCTGTCCAAGAATTGGCGTTGACAAATGCCAGCAAGAAGTCATTGGAGGACATACTGAAGATGAACATTTCAGTATCCCCATCTACCTCTTCGTGTTCTTCGGTTTCCCCTTCTGAATTGCAACTGTTGCATATCGAGGGAATTGAGGATCTAGAACTTTTGCCAGAGGAGTTGCTGACAAATCTCACATCAGTCCAACGTCTTGATATTCGATATTGTCCACGACTAACAAAGGTGTCTTCTGCTTTGCGGCATCTGGCCTCCCTTGAGACTCTTGTATTTGTGGCTTGTGAGGAGCTTGATTTACTTTATTTAGAGGATCATAGTGACATGCCATGGCAATGCCTTGGAAGACTCCAACGGCTTGCATTTTCCAATTTGACCAAATTGGCATCAGTCCCAAAGGGACTTCAACATCTTCCTACTCTAAGTAGGCTCACAATCACAAGTTGTCCTAATTTGACATCTTTACCAGATTGGATAAAAAGCATCACTGGATTACAATATTTCTGCATTTTAGAATGTCCTCAAATATCAGAAAGATGCAAAAACAACATGGGTGCTGATTGGCCCAAGATTGCTCACATCCCAAATATTATCATTGACAAAATATGGATTCAAGAGGATGGCTGCTATAAACTATGA